Below is a window of Paramagnetospirillum magneticum AMB-1 DNA.
CGACACCAGACCCACATAGCCGGTGCCGATCATGGCGATGCGCATGGGGCGTCAGTCCTTATGGAAGCGGGTGATCAGGTCGCGGGCGGCCTCGGCGGTGTCGTCACGGGCCAGGGCAAAGGCGAGGTTGGCTTCCAGCCAGCCCACCTTGTCGCCGCAATCGAAGCGGTTGCCCTCGAAGCGCAGGCCATGGAAGGGAACCATACCGATGGTCTGGCTGATGGCGTCGGTCAGCTGGATCTCGCCGCCGGCACCCTTCTCCTTCTTGTCCAGCACGTCGAACACGGCGGGATGCAGGATGTAGCGGCCGATGATGGACAGGGTCGAGGGCGCCACGTCCGGATCGGGCTTTTCCACCAGGCCCTTGGCGCGGGCCAGGCGGCCGTTGTCGTGTTCCACGTCCAGGATGCCGTAGCGCTTGGTATGCTCGCGCGGCACGTCGGAGACGGCGACCACGTGGCCGCCCACCTCGGTGTGCACGGCGGCCATCTGCTTGAGGCAGGCGGTCTTGGAGAGGATGAGGTCGTCGGGCAGCAGCACGGCGAAGGGCTCGTCGGCCACCAGGTCGCGGGCGCACCACACGGCGTGGCCCAGGCCCAGGGGCTCGGACTGGCGGGTATAGGAAATCTGGCCCGACTTGGGCATCCAGGAGGTCACCGCCTCCACCAGATCGAACTTGCCGCGATCCTTGAGGATGCGCTCCAACTCGGGATTGTGGTCGAAGTGATCTTCCAGCGCGTTCTTACCGCGCCCGGTGACGAAGATGAAGTGCTCGCACCCGGCGGCGGCCGCCTCTTCCACCG
It encodes the following:
- the galU gene encoding UTP--glucose-1-phosphate uridylyltransferase GalU; this encodes MTRRVRKAVFPVGGMGTRFLPATKAMPKEMLPVVDKPLIQYAVEEAAAAGCEHFIFVTGRGKNALEDHFDHNPELERILKDRGKFDLVEAVTSWMPKSGQISYTRQSEPLGLGHAVWCARDLVADEPFAVLLPDDLILSKTACLKQMAAVHTEVGGHVVAVSDVPREHTKRYGILDVEHDNGRLARAKGLVEKPDPDVAPSTLSIIGRYILHPAVFDVLDKKEKGAGGEIQLTDAISQTIGMVPFHGLRFEGNRFDCGDKVGWLEANLAFALARDDTAEAARDLITRFHKD